In Corylus avellana chromosome ca2, CavTom2PMs-1.0, the following proteins share a genomic window:
- the LOC132172789 gene encoding disease resistance protein RPM1-like, producing MTETVVTLVINELVQLIAHESKLLRGVHRDVVHIRDELESIQCFLKHADREDLQDGVKTWVKQVREVAYHIEDVIDEYVLHVAQHRHQQSFIAFLHKIGHLFKKLKPRHDIATKIQDIKISIREIKEKSERYGFSSLEQGSSSSESSVTCHGPRVGALFIGEDEVVGIESTRDELVSWLVGGVSKRSVISVVGMGGIGKTTLAKKVYENELVKGHFDCRVWITVSQSYNVQKILMSMTKKVYCENETAPGQIDMMDEITLISQLRKYLQQKSYVVVFDDVWKSEFWEIVKRALPCNDKGSRIIITTCSDLVGVSCKESLFDQVHKLQPLSQDKAWELFCRKAFQSEFQRCCPKELVKLSMDIVKKCEGLTLAIVAIGGLLSTKENVPLEWKKLHDSLSFELECNPHLTSVTKILSLSYHDLSCYLKSCYLYFGIFPEDYSITSTRLVWLWEAGGFIKGKKGKALVDVVEEYLMELIHRNLVQVSFGELDYEIMRKYRIHDLLHETILSKVGELDFSQVLKAGDTTFLGKSRSLSIHDARENVFETIEYSRVHSIFFFNINEMPRSFMVKLFKKFKLLKVLDFEDAPIDYLAQEVGTLFHMKYLNLRRTKVKILPNSVGMLQNLQTLNLMETPVRELPIEIFRLYKLRHIIAHSHDFEIKSSLYSIRGVKVHEGVGCLNELQDLSMIEANHHGVGLFEELVKLSQLRMLGISNMTAEQEYPLSCVQALPNLITISFNHEYDGEQLHFEGGFRKLKKLTLREMEKLKIVEIDKGSLSSLEQLEIWPCPQMKEVPSGIQYLESLKLIDFYEMQREFVLRMQPDGGEDYWKVKKVTTIRLRYRIKGEQYQIYKLGDSDLLERLQGSILGDQTTM from the exons ATGACAGAAACCGTTGTGACCCTTGTCATCAATGAGCTGGTTCAGTTGATCGCTCATGAATCAAAATTGTTAAGGGGTGTACACCGAGATGTTGTACACATTAGAGATGAACTTGAGAGCATCCAGTGCTTCCTCAAACATGCAGATAGAGAGGACCTCCAAGATGGCGTCAAAACATGGGTGAAACAAGTGAGAGAAGTAGCCTATCATATAGAAGATGTAATTGATGAATACGTTCTTCACGTGGCACAACATCGTCATCAGCAAAGTTTTATTGCTTTCCTCCATAAAATTGGccacttattcaaaaaattaaaaccacgtCATGACATAGCTACAAAGATTCAagatatcaaaatatcaatccGTGAAATCAAGGAAAAAAGTGAAAGATATGGTTTTAGTTCCTTAGAGCAAGGATCAAGTAGTAGTGAATCTAGTGTTACATGCCATGGCCCTAGAGTGGGTGCACTTTtcattggggaagatgaagTTGTGGGCATTGAGTCTACAAGGGATGAGCTTGTAAGCTGGTTGGTGGGGGGAGTATCTAAACGATCTGTTATTTCAGTTGTAGGCATGGgcggaattggtaagacaactcttGCTAAGAAAGTATATGAGAATGAATTAGTGAAAGGACATTTTGACTGCCGTGTTTGGATCACAGTGTCTCAGTCATACAACGTCCAAAAGATACTCATGTCCATGACAAAGAAAGTCTACTGTGAAAATGAAACCGCTCCAGGGCAAATAGACATGATGGACGAGATCACATTAATCAGCCAGCTGAGGAAATATTTACAACAAAAGAGTTATGTTGTGGTTTTTGATGATGTTTGGAAGTCAGAGTTTTGGGAAATTGTGAAACGTGCTTTACCATGCAATGACAAAGGGAGCAGGATTATTATAACAACATGCAGTGATCTCGTTGGTGTATCTTGTAAAGAATCTTTATTCGATCAGGTCCACAAGCTACAACCTCTGTCTCAAGACAAGGCTTGGGAATTGTTTTGTAGAAAGGCATTCCAGTCCGAGTTTCAAAGGTGTTGTCCCAAAGAGTTGGTGAAACTGTCAATGGACATTGTCAAAAAATGTGAAGGCCTAACACTTGCAATTGTTGCCATAGGTGGTCTTTTGTCAACAAAGGAAAACGTGCCATTAGAATGGAAAAAGTTGCATGATAGCCTTAGTTTTGAGCTAGAATGTAATCCACACCTTACAAGTGTaacaaaaattctctctcttagtTATCATGATCTTTCGTGCTACCTAAAGTCTTGTTACTTGTACTTCGGCATTTTTCCAGAGGACTACTCAATCACAAGTACAAGATTAGTTTGGCTATGGGAAGCTGGGGGAttcataaaaggaaagaagggaAAGGCATTGGTAGACGTAGTTGAAGAATACTTAATGGAGCTCATCCACAGAAACTTGGTTCAAGTTTCATTTGGGGAGTTGGATTATGAGATAATGAGAAAGTATAGAATCCATGATCTGCTACATGAAACCATCCTATCGAAGGTTGGAGAGTTGGATTTCTCTCAAGTTCTAAAAGCAGGCGATACTACTTTCCTTGGTAAAAGTCGGAGCCTATCAATCCACGATGCTAGAGAAAATGTTTTTGAGACAATTGAGTACTCTCGTGTccattctatttttttcttcaacattaaTGAAATGCCCCGGTCTTTCATGgttaaattgttcaaaaagttCAAGCTTTTGAAAGTGTTAGATTTTGAAGATGCTCCTATTGATTATCTTGCTCAAGAAGTGGGTACTTTATTCCATATGAAGTACTTAAATTTGAGGAGAACAAAAGTGAAGATACTTCCAAATTCAGTGGGTATGCTACAAAACCTTCAGACACTAAATCTTATGGAAACCCCAGTGCGTGAGCTACCAATTGAGATATTTAGGCTTTATAAGCTACGACATATTATTGCTCATTCTCATGACTTCGAAATTAAAAGTAGCCTTTATTCGATACGAGGAGTAAAAGTACATGAAGGGGTTGGATGTTTAAACGAATTGCAGGACCTATCAATGATTGAGGCAAATCATCATGGGGTTGGTTTATTTGAAGAGCTCGTAAAGTTGAGTCAGTTAAGGATGTTGGGCATTTCAAATATGACTGCAGAAC AGGAATATCCACTGTCGTGTGTCCAAGCTTTGCCAAATCTAATTACCATTTCCTTCAATCATGAGTATGATGGGGAGCAACTGCATTTTGAGGGAGGTTTTAGAAAACTCAAGAAGCTCACCCTCAGAGAGATGGAAAAATTAAAGATAGTGGAAATAGACAAAGGATCACTGTCCAGTCTTGAGCAACTAGAGATTTGGCCATGCCCGCAAATGAAGGAGGTACCCTCTGGAATCCAATACCTTGAAAGCCTAAAGCTTATCGACTTCTATGAAATGCAGAGAGAATTTGTGCTACGTATGCAGCCTGATGGAGGCGAAGATTATTGGAAAGTCAAGAAGGTAACTACTATCCGTCTCAGGTATAGGATTAAAGGAGAACaatatcaaatatacaagcTCGGTGACTCGGACTTATTGGAGCGTCTGCAAGGGTCAATCTTGGGGGATCAAACTACCATGTAG